In the genome of Flavobacteriaceae bacterium YJPT1-3, the window GGGCTATACAGAACAACGTCCGCGTTTTGTTCCTCAGGAAGAAGAGGTAGAGGCCATTATAGAAGTGCCCATGGCTCATTTATTGGATGATGCCTATCTGATCGAGCGGGAAATGACGACTTCCTATGCCGGGCGCATCCCGGTTCCCGCATTTAAATTGGAAAATCATACGGTATGGGGAGCGACGGCCATGATGTTAAGCGAACTCAAGGCTTTAATGCGCTTGGTGAATTCTTAGTACATGTGGTATCTTTGCTTTTCTGCACTGAAGAGAAGCAGGCCTAAGTGATCAGATCAATATGGGGTTATTCAAGACCAATCCGTTCGGACATATTTTATTCATCAAAAAGTGGTTAATTCGTATTCTGGGAGCGTTGACCCATAGACGGTATCGGGGCTTCAATGAATTGCAGATCGAAGGATCAGAAGTTATCAAAAATCTTCCGGATACCGGAGTGCTTTTTGTTTCTAACCACCAGACCTATTTCGCAGATGTGGTCGCCATGTTCCACGTCTTTAATGCCAGTTTGAGCGGTCGTACGGATTCGATCAAAAATATAGGCTACCTCTGGAATCCCAAATTGAATGTCTACTACGTGGCTGCCGGGGAGACCATGCGCAGCGGACTTCTACCGCGTATTCTAGCCTATGTGGGGGCAGTTACGGTAAGCCGTACCTGGCGGGAAAAGGGAAAAGAGATCGATCGCGAAGTGAATTTGAGCGATACGGAGAATATTGGTATCGCGCTGCATGACGGTTGGGTGATTACCTTCCCTCAAGGCACCACCAAACCCTGGAAACCCATTCGCAAAGGAACGGCGCACATCATTAAGCAGTATAAGCCAATTGTGGTTCCTATCGTCATTGATGGCTTCCGTCGAGCCTATGACAAAAAAGGATTACGCATCAAAAAGAAGAACATCCTCCAGTCGATTGAGATCAAACAACCGTTGGACATCGACTACGAAGGCGACAGCATAGAAGACATCGTTGAACAGATCGAGTACGCCATCGAGCAACATCCTTCGTTTTTAAAAGTAATTTCAGAAGAGGAGTTGCAGGAAGAAGAGGAGCTCAATCGCAAACGGATGTGGGAGTATTAATACCAATGCAATACCGATTAGTAATAGTATCAAAATCGTCTTTGACTTACTTTATAGTCTTTATAGTAATGGTCTCCCAAGGCTTGACTTTGCAGGCACAGATGGCCAAGGTCGATGAGATTTACTCTCCCAAGGAACTTTCTTATATCTTATCCAATATCCAGGTCGAAAAAATATCCTCAAAGGTTTTCTACCATGGCGGGATTTACGCTAAAGCCTACCCAATCTCTGATTCAAAGGCCACACAGGAAACTACCTTTGAAGGCTACGACGGAGTTTTAATGAGCTATTACTTCTCCTTTACGCCAGACGGCGATTATTACTCGAGCAGTCGGTTGTACAAGATAGAAGGCTTACTCGATCCTCAACTGATCGATTGGATGGAATTGAAAGAGGCTGATCAGCTTCAGATCAAAGTCATCATTGAACACGGCCCTGCACTAGAGCGGATATCAGATTCCTTCCAATTCAAGGTGAATGAATAAAATTGCCTAGCGTTTATCCGCAACGTAGAGTCGGCTACTTCCCTGATTGCAATTATACCTCCAATTTCTTTAATTCTTTATAATTGGTCATTAATCGGCGGGCAATGATGCCATAGATCAGCCGATAGAAAAACCATACGGCGATCAGTACACCAATAAGGACGGCTGTAAAGGCCAGCGTGATACTTACCAGATTCTTATCGGCCATGCTGGGTGCATTGTTGACCACTAAAATAAAGGTGGTGATCAAGGCCAGGCCTAGAAAACACAGATTAAACCAAACGTAGAATTTGACCGTTTGCCGGGCTTTTAGAATATTCTTCATCAATACCCGAGCTGAGGCCGTGGTGCTGATCTTACGGTAGTTGATATAAAACCAGCCGATGAAGAAGAGCAAGGCGCCGTAGTTGATGACATCCAAGGCCACAAAATAATTTTCCAGGCCGGCCTCTTCAATAAAGGCGGCGTTTCGATCACGGCCGAAGAGGAACGAGATGGCCAGCCAAAAAGCGAACTCAATAATGCTGATGATGAAGATCCACTTCACTAAAGAAGAGGATTTCTTCAGTAACATGGGGTAAATGTCACTGGCGGTCAAATGCGGGAGATTGGCCTCCTGATTCTTCCAGTCTTTTTTTAATAATTCTAATTCGTCTGCCATAACCTTACGGGTTAAGTATCGTTCTTAATTTTGTCTTTATTCGATTCATTTTCACTCGGGCATTTACTTCAGAGATACCCAGAGTTTCTGAGATCTCCCGGTAATTTTTATCCTCCAAATACAGGAAAACGAGGGCTTTTTCAATATCGTTCAATTCCTTGACCGCACTATACATTAATTTCAACTGCCGCTCAACGGTATCGTCGTATTCCTGAGCCGCGATCTTAAATTGGACATTCTCGTAATCCTGCGTTTTGACCCTCCGTTTGGATTTGCGATAGAGCGTGATGGCTGTATTGAGCGCCACCCGGTACATCCAGGTACTGAATTTACTGTCTCCCCTGAACTTGGGGTAGGCTTTCCATAACTGTATAGTAACTTCCTGAAAAAGATCATTGTGCTCTTCTTGATTATTGGTGTAGAGCCGGCATATCTTATGCACTATATTCTGGTGCTCTTCCAGCTGCGCTACAAATTCCGCTTCCTTGGGGGTGCTCAATGGTTCTTTGTTAGTGATTGATTAGTAGTCTTCGCTGCACAGTTGTTACAGCAAGTGCTAAATTAATGGTAAATCTCTGGATTGTGCTTTCGCGAAAGCTAACTTTGAGAAAATTGCTCACATCATGAATCTTCCCCAGACCAATCACAAGCGCATAGTCATTATAGGCGGTGGTTTTGGCGGTATCCAACTCGCAAAATCGCTTAAAAATACAGACTACCAGGTGGTTCTTCTCGATAAGCGAAACTACCATACGTTTCAACCGTTGTTGTACCAGGTATCGACCTCGGGCCTGGAACCGGACAGCATTGCCTATCCCTTGCGGAAAATCATCAAGAACGGGAAAAACCTGCATTTCAGAATGGCCGAGGTCACTAGAATTGACCCGGAAGAACAATGTGTTCATACCGATATTGGCCCCGTGAGTTATCATTATTTGGTATTGGCTACCGGTACACGGACCAATTTTTTTGGGAATGAAGATATCGAGAATAATGCGGTCTGGATGAAGACCGTACCCCAGGCGCTGAATATTCGAAGTTTGATTCTGGAAAATTTGGAAAAGGCCAATCGAGAGCGGGATCCCCAGATCCGCAAACGCTACCTCACATTCGCTATTGCCGGCGCCGGACCTACGGGAGTAGAGCTTAGCGGAGCCTTAGCCGAAC includes:
- a CDS encoding lysophospholipid acyltransferase family protein; translated protein: MGLFKTNPFGHILFIKKWLIRILGALTHRRYRGFNELQIEGSEVIKNLPDTGVLFVSNHQTYFADVVAMFHVFNASLSGRTDSIKNIGYLWNPKLNVYYVAAGETMRSGLLPRILAYVGAVTVSRTWREKGKEIDREVNLSDTENIGIALHDGWVITFPQGTTKPWKPIRKGTAHIIKQYKPIVVPIVIDGFRRAYDKKGLRIKKKNILQSIEIKQPLDIDYEGDSIEDIVEQIEYAIEQHPSFLKVISEEELQEEEELNRKRMWEY
- a CDS encoding sigma-70 family RNA polymerase sigma factor, translating into MSTPKEAEFVAQLEEHQNIVHKICRLYTNNQEEHNDLFQEVTIQLWKAYPKFRGDSKFSTWMYRVALNTAITLYRKSKRRVKTQDYENVQFKIAAQEYDDTVERQLKLMYSAVKELNDIEKALVFLYLEDKNYREISETLGISEVNARVKMNRIKTKLRTILNP